From Planifilum fimeticola, one genomic window encodes:
- a CDS encoding AAA family ATPase, giving the protein MKRFKGLVIENFQSHERTEIVFSKGLNVFVGPSDSGKSAILRALRWVLYNQPRGSDFIRTGASRCRVTLILSDGTQIVRERSSSVNRYLIRDPRGKEQVFEGFGSDVPREVLEAHGMVPLQLDEDRELTLQIGQQLEGPFLLSESGGTRAKSIGRISGAHLLDLAQNQTAKDQRAVSSRIRFVEEEMARREEELKPYEGLPRLRKQLDRAAALREEAERKKEFLERLRGLKERWEDCQSEMLRERKRIASLEKVPEAEKIFSRLVEDGTRLIRIRKMADGWRKGREEKAHWQQVRFRTTRLGEGAQRIAEAERLLERLDRLRRLSNHRLLLARDMDRERRVVERTVSLSAAGLLVDDLGEAVLKLRKMEERRNRWVGMRGERAGVERTLRRLKRAEQAEALWGGLEASCRLFQSLKERRDRLEELRGRIEKGMRYIAEREEEIRRKSEEMIRAFERMGRCPTCGMRFGPDLLKHLSEELQGGESGAAAGKGDSSTSQGFGRGQRSAQSGGGQAGGAGTAGKGDPAGVGGARGGAGSPG; this is encoded by the coding sequence TTGAAGCGGTTTAAAGGGCTTGTCATCGAAAATTTCCAATCCCACGAGCGGACGGAGATCGTTTTTTCGAAGGGGCTCAACGTGTTCGTGGGCCCTTCGGACAGCGGAAAGAGCGCCATTTTGCGCGCTCTGCGATGGGTGCTGTACAACCAGCCGCGGGGGAGCGATTTTATCCGGACCGGCGCTTCGCGCTGCCGGGTAACTCTGATTCTTTCCGACGGGACGCAAATCGTCCGGGAGCGATCCTCCTCGGTCAATCGCTATTTGATCCGGGATCCTCGGGGAAAGGAGCAGGTTTTTGAAGGGTTCGGCAGCGATGTGCCCCGGGAAGTGCTGGAGGCCCACGGAATGGTCCCCCTGCAGTTGGATGAGGACCGGGAATTGACGCTGCAGATCGGACAGCAGTTGGAGGGCCCCTTCCTCCTGTCGGAGAGCGGGGGGACGAGGGCCAAGTCGATCGGCCGCATCAGCGGGGCTCATCTCCTGGATTTGGCGCAGAATCAGACCGCCAAGGATCAGCGGGCCGTCTCCTCCCGGATCCGATTTGTGGAGGAGGAGATGGCGAGGCGGGAAGAGGAGCTGAAACCTTACGAGGGGTTGCCGCGCCTTCGGAAACAGTTGGATCGGGCCGCCGCGTTGAGAGAGGAAGCGGAGCGGAAGAAGGAGTTCCTCGAGAGGCTTCGCGGACTCAAGGAGCGATGGGAAGATTGCCAAAGCGAGATGTTGCGGGAGCGCAAACGGATTGCCTCCCTGGAAAAGGTGCCGGAGGCGGAGAAAATTTTTAGCCGTCTGGTGGAGGACGGAACCCGCCTGATCCGCATCCGGAAAATGGCCGATGGTTGGCGAAAGGGACGGGAGGAAAAGGCCCATTGGCAACAGGTGCGGTTTCGAACGACCCGGCTGGGGGAAGGGGCGCAACGGATCGCAGAGGCCGAACGGTTGCTGGAGCGGCTGGACCGGTTGCGCCGCCTGAGTAACCATCGGCTCCTTCTCGCGCGGGACATGGACAGGGAGCGACGCGTGGTTGAACGCACCGTCTCCCTTTCCGCAGCGGGCCTTCTCGTAGATGACCTCGGAGAAGCGGTGCTGAAGCTCCGGAAGATGGAGGAGAGGAGAAACCGCTGGGTCGGCATGAGAGGGGAGCGCGCGGGGGTGGAACGCACGCTGCGGCGGCTGAAGAGGGCGGAGCAGGCGGAGGCCCTCTGGGGTGGTCTGGAGGCGTCCTGCCGATTGTTTCAGTCGTTGAAAGAACGGCGCGATCGGCTTGAGGAACTGCGGGGACGGATCGAAAAGGGGATGCGCTACATAGCGGAGCGGGAAGAGGAGATCCGAAGGAAGTCGGAAGAGATGATCCGGGCCTTTGAGCGGATGGGGCGGTGCCCCACCTGCGGCATGAGGTTCGGACCGGACTTGTTGAAACATCTTTCCGAAGAGCTTCAGGGAGGGGAGTCGGGTGCAGCAGCAGGAAAAGGAGATTCAAGCACTTCGCAAGGCTTTGGACGAGGCCAAAGATCTGCGCAATCGGGCGGAGGTCAAGCTGGAGGCGCTGGAACGGCAGGAAAAGGAGATCCTGCGGGAGTTGGAGGAGCTCGGGGTGGAGCCGGATCGCCTGGATGA
- a CDS encoding metallophosphoesterase family protein has product MRFLYVTDTHIRGTSPRSRTDDFPLAIREKLQEVIELAHREEVDAVLHGGDLFDRPDISPAVVREFAALFRRLQVPLYMIAGNHDIYGHNPDTVDRSMLGLLDAFGTVRLLRSGEKLLLEKGGVSVQLSGQPFHYDLDKRDPALDYSVENRTGADVCIHMVHGMAVDRALPAEVPHTLIDRLWFDQVDVLLTGHYHAGFPVQRRGNRYIVNPGALARINNHPSEIRRRPQVALIDIDGEIRVRILPLSCAASGEAVLDRSYIEKAAFREEKMAGFVQQIREAGNFQHMAVTDIVEEIARMTGVEDEVRLEALARIGEVQERFGYGEGVED; this is encoded by the coding sequence GTGCGCTTTCTTTATGTGACCGACACGCATATCCGCGGAACTTCTCCCCGCAGCCGGACCGACGACTTTCCCCTTGCGATCCGGGAAAAGCTGCAGGAAGTGATTGAGCTGGCCCATCGGGAAGAGGTGGATGCGGTCCTTCACGGCGGGGATCTGTTTGACCGGCCGGATATTTCTCCGGCCGTGGTGCGGGAGTTTGCGGCGCTTTTTCGCCGATTGCAGGTTCCCCTCTACATGATTGCGGGCAATCACGACATTTACGGGCACAACCCGGACACGGTCGATCGCTCCATGCTGGGCCTGCTGGATGCCTTCGGGACAGTCCGGTTGCTGAGGAGCGGAGAGAAGCTTCTGCTGGAAAAGGGCGGGGTGTCGGTTCAGCTTTCCGGTCAACCGTTTCATTACGATTTGGACAAGCGTGATCCGGCACTCGATTATTCCGTGGAGAACCGGACCGGCGCCGACGTGTGCATCCACATGGTCCACGGAATGGCCGTCGACCGGGCGCTGCCCGCGGAGGTACCCCACACCCTCATCGACCGCCTCTGGTTCGATCAGGTGGATGTGCTCCTCACCGGCCATTACCATGCCGGGTTTCCGGTGCAGCGGCGAGGAAACCGGTATATCGTCAATCCGGGAGCCCTGGCCCGGATCAACAATCACCCGTCGGAGATTCGCCGCCGACCCCAGGTCGCCCTCATCGACATCGACGGGGAGATCCGCGTCCGGATCCTTCCCCTGTCCTGCGCCGCCTCGGGAGAAGCGGTGCTGGATCGTTCCTACATAGAGAAGGCGGCTTTTCGGGAAGAGAAGATGGCCGGGTTTGTCCAGCAGATCCGGGAGGCGGGAAATTTTCAGCACATGGCGGTGACCGATATCGTCGAGGAGATCGCCCGGATGACGGGAGTGGAGGATGAAGTGCGACTCGAAGCCCTTGCCCGGATCGGCGAGGTGCAGGAGCGGTTCGGATACGGGGAAGGTGTGGAGGATTGA
- a CDS encoding RecX family transcriptional regulator → MTMEKGVITRIERLPGRPRYRIYVDDSCRFTVEEDVLIKCGLTKGMAVDPDRLASILEAEEWSRARRLALRYLATKRRTSRELERMLRRKGVSSDHIKAVMDEFRRFRYLDDRAFARDWVEERRARKGYGAARIRRELEEKGVSEELIAEALGEVDEEDEYRLAMEVAERRLSRMQSQPWPALERRLGRQLLNRGFSPTVVFEVLERVRSIYREEEG, encoded by the coding sequence ATGACGATGGAAAAAGGGGTGATCACCCGGATCGAACGGTTGCCGGGTCGACCGCGGTATCGGATTTATGTCGACGATTCCTGCCGGTTCACCGTGGAAGAGGATGTGTTGATCAAATGCGGCCTGACGAAGGGGATGGCGGTCGATCCCGACCGGCTGGCTTCGATTCTGGAAGCGGAGGAGTGGAGCCGGGCCAGGAGGCTGGCGCTTCGTTATCTCGCGACAAAGCGGAGGACCTCCCGGGAGCTGGAACGGATGCTCCGGAGGAAGGGGGTCTCATCCGACCACATAAAAGCCGTCATGGACGAGTTTCGGCGTTTCCGCTATCTCGATGATCGAGCCTTTGCCCGGGATTGGGTGGAGGAGCGGAGAGCCCGGAAAGGGTACGGGGCGGCGCGGATTCGCAGGGAACTGGAGGAGAAAGGCGTTTCGGAGGAGCTGATTGCCGAGGCGCTGGGAGAAGTGGATGAGGAGGATGAGTATCGCCTCGCCATGGAAGTGGCGGAACGCCGATTGTCCCGCATGCAGTCCCAGCCCTGGCCCGCCCTGGAGCGTCGGTTGGGCCGCCAGCTGTTGAATCGCGGTTTTTCTCCGACCGTGGTATTCGAGGTGTTGGAGCGCGTCCGGTCGATTTATCGGGAAGAGGAAGGATGA
- the recA gene encoding recombinase RecA has product MSDRRQALEMALRQIEKQFGKGSIMKMGEAANTQVETVSSGSLGLDIALGVGGYPRGRIIEIYGPESSGKTTVALHAIAEVQKIGGQAAFIDAEHALDPVYAQRLGVNIDELLLSQPDTGEQALEIAEALVRSGAIDIIVIDSVAALVPKAEIEGEMGDSHVGLQARLMSQALRKLSGVISKSKTIAIFINQVREKVGVMFGNPETTPGGRALKFYSSIRLEVRRAETIKQGSEMVGNRTRIKVVKNKVAPPFKQADVDIMYGEGISNEASILDIATDLDIVNKSGAWYSWSGERLGQGRENAKQFLKEHPEVCAQIEAAIREHYGLPAPKRAEDDSSEELPLG; this is encoded by the coding sequence ATGTCTGACCGCCGTCAGGCTTTGGAGATGGCTCTAAGGCAGATCGAGAAGCAGTTTGGCAAAGGTTCGATCATGAAGATGGGGGAAGCGGCCAATACCCAGGTGGAGACGGTATCCAGCGGTTCCTTGGGCCTGGATATCGCCCTGGGGGTGGGCGGTTATCCCCGCGGACGAATCATTGAAATATACGGCCCCGAGTCGTCGGGGAAGACGACGGTGGCACTCCATGCCATCGCGGAAGTCCAAAAAATCGGAGGACAAGCCGCCTTCATCGATGCGGAGCACGCACTGGATCCGGTGTATGCCCAGCGGTTGGGGGTCAACATCGATGAATTGCTCTTGTCCCAGCCGGATACGGGGGAACAGGCGCTGGAGATCGCCGAGGCGCTGGTTCGGAGCGGAGCGATCGACATCATCGTGATCGACTCGGTGGCGGCGTTGGTTCCGAAGGCGGAGATCGAAGGGGAGATGGGGGATTCCCACGTGGGTCTCCAAGCCCGCCTCATGTCCCAGGCGCTTCGGAAGCTGTCGGGGGTGATCAGCAAGTCGAAGACGATCGCCATCTTCATCAACCAGGTGCGGGAAAAGGTGGGGGTGATGTTCGGGAATCCGGAGACGACCCCCGGTGGACGCGCCCTCAAGTTTTACTCCAGCATCCGTCTGGAGGTGCGCCGCGCGGAGACGATCAAGCAAGGGAGCGAAATGGTGGGGAATCGCACCCGGATCAAAGTGGTGAAGAACAAAGTGGCGCCTCCCTTTAAACAGGCGGACGTGGACATCATGTACGGCGAGGGAATTTCGAACGAGGCGAGCATATTGGATATCGCCACGGATTTGGACATCGTGAACAAGAGCGGCGCCTGGTATTCCTGGAGCGGAGAACGGCTGGGCCAGGGGCGGGAAAACGCCAAACAGTTTTTGAAGGAACACCCTGAGGTGTGCGCGCAGATTGAAGCCGCGATCCGGGAGCATTACGGTCTGCCCGCCCCCAAGCGGGCGGAGGATGATTCTTCGGAGGAACTGCCCCTCGGATGA
- a CDS encoding metal-sulfur cluster assembly factor, with protein sequence MDKEKMKEEIMEALGEVTDPELGIDIVNLGLVYGVDIDDEGNVKVTMTLTAIGCPLAGMINGAVTEAVKRVDGVKEVEVNIVWDPPWTKDRMSRYAKIALGIQ encoded by the coding sequence ATGGACAAGGAAAAGATGAAAGAGGAGATCATGGAGGCCCTGGGAGAAGTCACCGATCCCGAATTGGGAATCGATATCGTCAACCTGGGCTTGGTCTACGGCGTGGATATCGACGACGAAGGCAATGTGAAAGTGACGATGACCCTGACCGCCATCGGTTGCCCCTTGGCCGGAATGATCAACGGCGCCGTCACGGAAGCCGTCAAAAGGGTGGACGGCGTCAAGGAAGTGGAAGTCAACATCGTCTGGGATCCGCCGTGGACCAAAGACCGGATGTCCCGTTACGCCAAAATCGCCCTGGGCATTCAATAA
- a CDS encoding DEAD/DEAH box helicase → MKRFDMFDLDPAILRGIADMGFEEPSPIQAECIPLVLRGEDVIGQAQTGTGKTAAFGIPVLERIDPRRREVQSLILAPTRELAIQVSEEMRKIGRPKRVRTLPIYGGQSIGRQIKALQQGVHVVIGTPGRILDHLRRGTLNLNHVEIMVLDEADEMLDMGFIDDIESVMKYLPEHRQLLLFSATMPPAIRQLAKKYMRKPRYVTVSRGEVTVPVIEQAYYRVLESNKLEALCRILDSEDIDLAILFCRTKKGVDELAEALQARGYLAGGLHGDLPQQQRDRVMNAFRGKEIELLVATDVAARGIDVGSVSHVINYDIPQDTESYVHRIGRTGRAGRTGVALTLVTPREMKQLRSIEEGIHQRLELREIPSLEEVAEKQQQTWITQVEETIRSEQDFSLFKEMVRELTARHSPETVAVAALYLAFADRLTGSADPAYDFGETGAAPGMVRFFVNLGRNANIRPQELVKVISEQAGISAKQVGRINIYDRFSFVEVPEEVAPFVFEALRQSKINGARVNLEPARPRNRS, encoded by the coding sequence ATGAAGCGTTTTGACATGTTCGATTTGGATCCGGCGATCTTGCGCGGAATCGCCGATATGGGATTTGAGGAACCGTCCCCGATTCAGGCGGAATGCATCCCGCTGGTGTTGCGCGGGGAGGATGTGATCGGCCAGGCACAGACCGGAACGGGAAAAACCGCCGCCTTCGGCATTCCGGTTCTGGAACGGATCGATCCCCGCCGTCGTGAGGTGCAGAGTCTGATTTTGGCCCCCACGAGGGAGCTGGCGATCCAGGTTTCGGAAGAGATGCGGAAGATCGGGCGCCCCAAAAGGGTCAGGACCCTTCCCATCTACGGCGGGCAGTCGATTGGACGGCAAATCAAGGCCCTTCAGCAGGGCGTTCACGTGGTGATCGGGACGCCGGGACGGATTTTGGACCACCTCCGCCGGGGGACGCTGAACCTGAACCATGTGGAGATCATGGTTCTGGACGAGGCGGATGAGATGCTGGATATGGGCTTTATCGACGACATCGAATCGGTGATGAAATATTTGCCCGAACACCGGCAGCTTCTTCTCTTTTCCGCCACCATGCCTCCCGCCATCCGGCAACTGGCGAAAAAATATATGCGAAAACCCCGTTATGTCACGGTCAGCCGCGGCGAAGTGACCGTGCCCGTCATCGAGCAGGCGTATTATCGAGTGTTGGAAAGCAACAAGCTGGAGGCGCTGTGCCGGATACTGGACAGCGAGGATATCGACTTGGCCATACTCTTTTGTCGGACCAAAAAAGGGGTGGACGAACTGGCGGAGGCCCTTCAGGCAAGGGGATATCTGGCCGGGGGGCTGCACGGCGACCTTCCCCAGCAACAGCGGGATCGCGTGATGAACGCCTTCCGCGGAAAGGAGATCGAGCTCCTGGTGGCCACGGATGTGGCGGCACGGGGGATTGATGTCGGAAGCGTTTCCCATGTGATCAACTACGACATTCCCCAGGATACCGAAAGCTATGTGCATCGCATCGGCCGTACCGGACGGGCGGGCAGGACGGGAGTCGCCCTCACGCTGGTCACTCCCCGGGAGATGAAGCAGCTTCGTTCGATCGAGGAAGGGATTCATCAGCGGTTGGAGCTGCGGGAGATCCCCAGCCTGGAGGAAGTGGCGGAGAAGCAGCAGCAGACGTGGATAACCCAGGTTGAGGAGACGATTCGGTCGGAACAGGATTTTTCCCTGTTCAAAGAGATGGTGCGGGAGTTGACGGCCCGGCACAGCCCGGAAACCGTCGCGGTCGCCGCTTTGTATCTGGCCTTTGCCGATCGGTTGACCGGAAGCGCCGATCCCGCCTACGATTTCGGCGAGACGGGTGCCGCGCCCGGAATGGTTCGCTTCTTTGTGAATCTGGGGCGCAATGCCAATATCCGTCCGCAGGAATTGGTGAAAGTCATATCGGAGCAGGCGGGCATTTCGGCCAAACAGGTGGGGCGGATCAACATTTACGACCGGTTTTCCTTTGTGGAAGTTCCGGAAGAGGTGGCTCCTTTCGTCTTCGAAGCCCTGCGCCAATCGAAAATCAACGGGGCGAGGGTCAACCTCGAACCGGCGCGGCCCCGCAATCGTTCCTGA
- a CDS encoding competence/damage-inducible protein A, with the protein MRGEIIAVGTELLLGQIVDTHSAYLSRECAELGINIYYHSAVGDNRERLKEILRLAGSRSDLVLITGGLGPTEDDLTKEALAELLNLPLVPHPPSIARMEALFARFGTSVPPGNYKQGLVFEGGTVFENRNGTAPGVAVTHGGTTYVLMPGPPGELIPMFEEEVKPFLISLLPGDERIVSRVYRFFGIGESHLEERIKDLIQNQGNPTVAPLAKEAEVTLRLTAKARDADEAERIMEPVRREIMKRVGGFCYGEGELSLEELVIRRLLDQKRTLGLAESCTGGLITRMLTTVPGSSGAVKGGVVSYTSDVKKGVLGVPAGVIERYGAVSMEAALAMAERARELFGSDLAVSVTGVAGPDPAEDKPVGLVYIGCAEEGYPTRAYRLRLGGNRQGIQLRAAKHALFILQERLKKGEAQT; encoded by the coding sequence ATGCGCGGCGAAATCATTGCAGTTGGAACGGAGCTGCTCCTGGGTCAAATTGTGGATACCCATTCCGCCTACCTCTCCCGCGAGTGCGCCGAGCTGGGAATCAACATTTATTATCATTCCGCCGTCGGTGACAACCGGGAGCGGCTGAAGGAGATTCTCCGCCTGGCCGGGTCCCGGTCCGATCTGGTTTTGATCACCGGAGGACTTGGTCCGACCGAGGATGACTTGACGAAGGAAGCCCTTGCGGAGCTTCTGAATTTGCCCCTCGTGCCGCATCCCCCTTCCATCGCCCGGATGGAAGCTTTGTTCGCCCGCTTCGGAACGTCGGTTCCTCCCGGAAATTATAAACAGGGACTGGTGTTTGAAGGGGGGACGGTTTTTGAAAACCGCAACGGGACGGCTCCGGGCGTGGCGGTCACGCACGGGGGAACCACCTACGTGTTGATGCCGGGGCCCCCCGGCGAGTTGATTCCGATGTTTGAAGAGGAAGTGAAACCTTTCCTGATTTCCCTTCTGCCCGGTGATGAGAGGATCGTCTCCCGGGTTTACCGCTTTTTCGGGATCGGTGAGTCACATCTGGAGGAACGGATCAAGGATCTGATTCAAAACCAGGGGAATCCCACCGTCGCTCCGCTGGCAAAGGAGGCGGAGGTCACCCTGCGCTTGACCGCCAAGGCCCGCGATGCGGATGAAGCGGAGAGGATCATGGAACCCGTCCGGAGAGAAATAATGAAGAGGGTGGGCGGCTTTTGTTATGGAGAAGGGGAGTTATCGCTGGAGGAGTTGGTGATCCGGCGTCTCCTCGATCAAAAAAGGACCCTGGGTCTTGCGGAAAGTTGCACCGGCGGACTGATCACCCGCATGCTTACAACGGTTCCGGGAAGCAGCGGAGCGGTGAAGGGGGGCGTGGTCAGCTACACGTCGGATGTGAAGAAAGGAGTTCTGGGGGTTCCCGCCGGGGTGATCGAGCGATACGGGGCGGTCAGCATGGAAGCGGCCCTCGCCATGGCGGAGCGCGCGCGGGAGCTCTTCGGTTCCGATTTGGCCGTCAGTGTGACCGGTGTGGCGGGGCCGGATCCGGCGGAGGACAAACCGGTGGGACTGGTGTATATCGGTTGTGCGGAAGAGGGGTATCCCACCCGTGCGTATCGGCTCCGTCTCGGCGGAAACCGCCAAGGGATCCAGTTGCGTGCGGCAAAACATGCACTTTTCATCCTACAGGAACGATTAAAGAAAGGTGAAGCTCAGACATGA
- the pgsA gene encoding CDP-diacylglycerol--glycerol-3-phosphate 3-phosphatidyltransferase — translation MNLANKITLARIFLVPVVMFFLLVRFNLGQFQFGQGVITVSEIIAALIFILAAVTDGLDGYIARKRKLVTNLGKLLDPLADKLLISAALISLVEMQRLDAWVAIVIISREFAVTGLRMIAAAEGKVIAASPWGKLKTIVQIVAIVALMINNFPFSSFAFPFAGIITWAAVIITVWSGADYFIKNWKVIRFSKHR, via the coding sequence GTGAATTTGGCCAACAAAATCACGCTGGCCCGCATCTTTCTCGTCCCGGTGGTGATGTTTTTCCTTCTGGTCCGGTTCAATCTCGGCCAGTTTCAGTTCGGGCAGGGGGTGATCACCGTCAGCGAGATCATCGCCGCCCTGATCTTCATCCTGGCCGCCGTCACGGACGGGCTGGACGGATATATCGCCCGGAAACGGAAGCTCGTGACCAATCTGGGAAAATTGCTGGATCCCCTGGCGGACAAGTTGCTGATTTCCGCAGCGCTGATTTCGCTGGTGGAGATGCAGCGACTGGATGCATGGGTGGCGATAGTCATCATCAGTCGGGAGTTTGCGGTAACCGGGCTGCGAATGATCGCCGCCGCCGAGGGGAAGGTGATTGCCGCCAGCCCTTGGGGGAAATTGAAGACGATCGTTCAAATCGTCGCCATCGTCGCCCTGATGATCAACAATTTTCCCTTCTCGTCCTTCGCCTTTCCCTTTGCCGGGATCATCACCTGGGCTGCTGTGATCATCACGGTCTGGTCCGGTGCGGATTATTTCATCAAAAATTGGAAGGTCATCCGATTTTCCAAACATCGATGA
- the rimO gene encoding 30S ribosomal protein S12 methylthiotransferase RimO, giving the protein MPEKVAIVTLGCEKNLVDSEIMSGLIDRQGHMLVEDPNDATVVIVNTCGFIDAAKEESINAILDLAELKESGQVKSLIVSGCLVQRYKEELMREIPEIDGIVGTGDFDKIAEVIAQSISGRRPVMVGNPVFSYEKALPRKRLTPRHFAHVKIAEGCDNACTFCSIPVMRGALRSRSIESIVREVEQLAAEGVREVSLIAQDTSNYGVDLYGSPSLAPLLNRVSEVEGIRWVRLHYVYPGAFSDELLETIASNPKICKYIDMPLQHSEDRILRRMRRPGRQRDILSLIEKIRGRIPDVAIRTSIIVGFPGETEEDFENLLRFVRRVEFDRLGVFTYSNEEGTPASRLPDHVPEEVKEERANRLMELQRQISSRRNQRHVGRELEVLIESYDGRSDVYVGRSQYDAPEIDGEVFVRGQQLPIGEVIRTRITHSFEFDLAGEVL; this is encoded by the coding sequence ATGCCGGAAAAAGTTGCGATTGTCACGTTGGGATGCGAGAAGAATCTCGTGGATTCGGAAATCATGTCGGGACTGATTGATCGGCAAGGTCACATGCTGGTGGAGGATCCGAACGACGCCACCGTCGTGATAGTGAATACATGCGGGTTTATCGACGCCGCGAAGGAAGAGTCGATTAACGCCATTTTGGACTTGGCGGAGCTGAAGGAATCGGGACAAGTGAAAAGCCTGATTGTCTCCGGGTGTCTGGTACAGCGCTATAAAGAGGAACTGATGAGGGAGATTCCGGAGATCGACGGAATCGTGGGGACGGGCGATTTCGACAAGATCGCGGAGGTGATTGCCCAATCCATTTCGGGTCGTCGGCCGGTGATGGTAGGCAATCCCGTTTTTTCGTATGAGAAGGCTCTCCCGCGAAAGCGGTTGACTCCTCGCCATTTTGCCCATGTCAAAATCGCCGAGGGCTGTGACAACGCGTGCACTTTTTGCAGCATTCCCGTGATGCGCGGTGCACTTCGCAGCCGGAGCATCGAAAGCATTGTACGCGAGGTGGAGCAGTTGGCTGCGGAGGGAGTGCGGGAGGTGAGCCTGATCGCTCAGGACACCAGCAACTACGGAGTGGATCTGTATGGCTCCCCGTCCCTGGCACCCCTTTTGAACCGCGTTTCCGAAGTGGAGGGGATCCGCTGGGTTCGGCTTCATTATGTCTATCCGGGTGCTTTCAGCGATGAACTTCTGGAGACGATCGCTTCCAACCCGAAAATCTGCAAATACATCGACATGCCCCTGCAACACAGCGAGGATCGCATTCTCAGGCGCATGCGCCGACCGGGCAGGCAGCGGGATATCCTGTCCCTGATCGAAAAAATTCGCGGTCGCATTCCGGATGTGGCGATCCGCACTTCGATCATCGTGGGATTTCCCGGTGAGACGGAGGAGGATTTTGAGAACCTGCTCCGCTTTGTCCGGCGGGTGGAGTTCGACCGTTTGGGTGTCTTCACCTATTCCAACGAAGAAGGAACGCCCGCATCCCGGTTGCCCGACCATGTTCCGGAGGAAGTCAAGGAGGAGAGGGCCAACCGGCTGATGGAGTTGCAGCGCCAGATTTCGAGCCGTCGGAATCAGCGGCATGTCGGACGGGAATTGGAGGTTTTGATCGAATCCTACGATGGGCGCAGTGACGTTTACGTGGGTCGCAGTCAGTATGACGCCCCGGAGATTGACGGCGAGGTGTTTGTCCGCGGACAACAATTGCCCATAGGTGAAGTGATTCGCACCCGGATCACCCATTCTTTTGAATTCGACCTCGCGGGGGAGGTTCTCTGA
- a CDS encoding RodZ domain-containing protein — protein sequence MSNPAEELRRAREAAGLSLEDVERRTRVQSHYLKAIEEGNYSALPGHSYARAIIRTYAQCLGVSPAPILRDYEGKLKHSATVEAPKRSLPSRKERYAARRGRRKDWKTALPEVFSSKQLLIGALSLVLILGVASTLYFVDVFGSGPEGDESASPETSEVREEGPPSEERGSPQAASLSGDGNEVSVRLVKTSESNKHGDEYAIGHADKVVVTIKASAESWFRARGGGPTASVMKDGYIKAGQTETFTHSEWISLHLGKPDKIELRVNGYLVDTEGQKDPQTYQFRLDDKTDEKADKDS from the coding sequence ATGTCCAATCCCGCGGAAGAGCTGAGGCGGGCGCGGGAAGCGGCCGGTCTCAGCTTGGAGGATGTCGAGAGAAGGACGCGTGTGCAGTCACATTATTTGAAGGCGATCGAAGAGGGGAATTATTCCGCGTTGCCCGGACATTCCTATGCCCGGGCGATTATTCGCACTTATGCGCAGTGTTTAGGGGTTTCGCCGGCGCCGATTTTGCGCGATTACGAGGGGAAATTGAAGCACTCCGCTACCGTGGAGGCTCCCAAGCGCTCCCTTCCGAGCCGCAAGGAGCGATACGCGGCGAGGAGGGGTCGGAGGAAGGACTGGAAAACGGCACTGCCGGAGGTTTTTTCTTCAAAGCAATTATTGATCGGCGCTTTATCGCTGGTTCTCATATTGGGCGTTGCGTCCACGCTTTATTTTGTCGATGTCTTCGGGAGCGGTCCGGAAGGCGATGAGTCGGCTTCCCCGGAGACATCGGAGGTGCGGGAAGAGGGACCCCCGTCAGAGGAACGGGGTTCACCCCAAGCGGCTTCCCTGTCCGGGGACGGGAACGAGGTGTCTGTCCGCCTGGTGAAGACGTCGGAATCGAACAAGCACGGCGATGAATACGCGATCGGCCATGCGGACAAGGTGGTGGTCACCATCAAAGCTTCGGCCGAAAGCTGGTTCCGCGCACGGGGAGGGGGGCCGACCGCTTCGGTGATGAAGGACGGGTATATCAAGGCGGGACAAACGGAAACCTTCACCCACTCCGAATGGATTTCCCTTCATCTGGGCAAGCCGGACAAGATTGAACTGCGGGTAAACGGGTATTTGGTGGACACGGAAGGGCAGAAAGATCCCCAGACATATCAGTTCCGGCTGGACGACAAGACCGATGAGAAGGCGGACAAGGATTCGTAG